CAACTGACCCCTCGAAAGATTGTTAAGTTTGTTGCTTAAATTAGTACTTGACGAAATAGCAAGCCATGTGGTATGCTCCGGCCAATCGTAATTGATACAAGGTTCTGTCAACCATGCAATCTTTCAACAGCTTTAACTCATATGCATTCTTTAGCAGCTATTTTTATTACTTTAGCTGCCATATTGAGTTGTCGCTGCCTACGAAGGATTAGACACACCTTACTGATTTTGGAAATACCCTTCGGCGCGGAGCGACAAGCTCCGCGCTTTTTGTTGTGCTTCACTGGAGGATGCTATGCTCGTTTGTCGTGGAGTTCGCGGTGCAACGGTGGCGCTGGAAAATAGTTCAGAGGCTGTATTGGCAGCAACTAGCGAGTTGTTGTTGGCCATGGTTCAAGCCAACGAGATTGATCTTGATGATATTGCTTGTGTCTTTTTTACCACGTCATCCAACCTCAACGCGCAATTCCCAGCTTTGGCTGCCCGTCAGCTTGGCTGGAACGACTTGGCCATGCTGTGTGCACACGAAATGGATGTTCCTGGTAGTTTATCTCTCTGTATTCGGGTGCTGATTTTGTGGAACACCAGCCGCAAACCCAGCGAGATCATACATTGCTATCTTGGCGATGCCGCCAAATTGCGCCCTGAGCGCGCTCAATCAACAGCGTTGTTGAACCTGCCCACCTGGCAACCTGCCTAAACCTGGCTGCCATTCGTTCGCGACGGTATTTGGTATTGGTACTTAGGGTTTGTTAATTTTGGAGGCATTTGACCATGATCGTTGTAATGAAGTCCCACGCTGATCTGACCGACCGTGACGCTGTTTTGGCTCGCTTAGCCGAAAATAATCTCAAAGGCCATTTATCTGAAGGTGAGGAACGGATTGTGATTGGTGTTGTAGGCGCAAAAATTCCGGCTGGCTTAGAAGAACAGTTGCAATCAATGAGCGGTGTTCAAACCACGCTGCGCATCACCCGCCCCTACAAATTGGCTGGCCGT
This sequence is a window from Herpetosiphon gulosus. Protein-coding genes within it:
- the aroH gene encoding chorismate mutase, whose product is MLVCRGVRGATVALENSSEAVLAATSELLLAMVQANEIDLDDIACVFFTTSSNLNAQFPALAARQLGWNDLAMLCAHEMDVPGSLSLCIRVLILWNTSRKPSEIIHCYLGDAAKLRPERAQSTALLNLPTWQPA